A window of the Haloarcula rubripromontorii genome harbors these coding sequences:
- a CDS encoding helix-turn-helix domain-containing protein, producing MTESQAAVDETREFEFVLQFDAGADSLMDVFRQYESLSVWSSAIFVGDDHMWRLDHAKGTPEALHAFDEVFLDEDRCNECFDVVSCETARTYHVLDRGETSRTVYTLRREISGCQSLPSFLHRHVSEGTIFESRRTGNEYRWRVLYPGSNPIGKVYDRIESNLRDGVTLSVSHITSAGNWKATERVATNFSPQQWRVLKAAVTHGYYERPREVSVKDLASILDEPRSTVQYQLRTAEDRIVSQFIEETL from the coding sequence ATGACTGAATCACAGGCCGCAGTCGATGAAACACGCGAGTTCGAATTCGTCCTGCAGTTCGACGCAGGAGCCGATAGCCTGATGGACGTGTTTCGACAGTACGAAAGTCTCTCTGTATGGTCCTCGGCCATCTTCGTCGGTGACGACCATATGTGGCGACTCGACCACGCGAAGGGGACACCCGAAGCGCTGCATGCGTTCGACGAGGTCTTCCTGGACGAAGACCGCTGTAACGAGTGTTTCGACGTCGTGAGCTGTGAGACAGCGCGGACGTACCACGTGCTGGACCGCGGGGAGACATCGCGAACAGTGTACACGCTCCGTCGTGAGATCAGCGGCTGTCAGTCGCTGCCGAGTTTCCTGCACCGGCACGTCAGTGAGGGGACTATCTTCGAATCTCGACGGACGGGCAACGAGTACCGCTGGCGCGTCCTCTATCCGGGGTCAAACCCCATCGGCAAGGTGTACGACAGAATCGAATCGAACCTCCGCGATGGCGTCACACTCTCAGTGTCCCATATCACCAGTGCCGGAAACTGGAAGGCCACCGAACGCGTCGCGACGAACTTCTCGCCCCAGCAGTGGCGGGTACTCAAAGCCGCCGTGACCCACGGCTACTACGAGCGACCGCGGGAGGTCTCGGTCAAAGACCTCGCATCGATATTAGACGAGCCTCGGTCGACCGTGCAGTATCAGCTCCGGACTGCCGAGGACCGCATCGTCTCTCAGTTTATCGAGGAAACGCTCTGA